A single Arachidicoccus sp. BS20 DNA region contains:
- a CDS encoding AraC family transcriptional regulator, which produces MTGFSDPKYFSKQFKKQFGKTPYEFIQSRDI; this is translated from the coding sequence ATGACAGGTTTTAGCGACCCTAAATACTTCAGTAAACAATTTAAAAAGCAGTTTGGAAAAACGCCATACGAATTCATTCAATCCAGGGATATATAA
- a CDS encoding Fic family protein: MKPPYTITPEILKTVTSVSAKIGEINARYLTRQSSTLRKQNQIKTIHSSLKIEGNTLSEEQITAILEHKRVIGPKKDILEVKNAFEVYNRL, from the coding sequence ATGAAGCCACCTTATACCATAACGCCGGAAATTTTAAAAACGGTTACTTCCGTTTCCGCTAAAATCGGGGAAATCAACGCCCGGTATTTAACAAGGCAATCGTCCACACTGCGCAAACAGAACCAGATAAAAACCATTCATTCCTCTTTAAAGATTGAAGGCAATACTTTGTCGGAAGAACAGATAACAGCCATTCTCGAACATAAAAGAGTGATTGGTCCGAAGAAAGATATTCTTGAAGTCAAAAATGCCTTTGAAGTCTATAACCGGCTATAG
- a CDS encoding heavy-metal-associated domain-containing protein: MKHIISLLALMLFISGISFAQNKSVKTDTIYVAGLCEKCEKRIENAAYIKGVKRADWNVETKKLVVIYSAEKTSLKAIEESIAHAGHDAGDIRATDEDYKKLPHCCAYKDVAGAGN, translated from the coding sequence ATGAAACATATTATCAGCCTTTTGGCTTTAATGCTATTTATCTCGGGCATTTCTTTTGCCCAAAATAAGTCTGTAAAAACAGATACTATCTACGTTGCGGGACTTTGTGAAAAGTGTGAAAAACGCATCGAAAATGCCGCTTACATCAAAGGCGTAAAACGCGCGGACTGGAATGTGGAAACTAAAAAATTAGTCGTTATTTATTCTGCCGAAAAAACTTCTTTGAAAGCAATAGAAGAAAGCATCGCCCATGCGGGACACGATGCGGGCGACATACGCGCGACGGATGAAGATTACAAAAAATTACCTCACTGCTGCGCGTATAAAGATGTTGCGGGTGCAGGCAATTAG
- the pth gene encoding aminoacyl-tRNA hydrolase, with the protein MSKFLIVGLGNPGSEYVHTRHNAGFDVVDAFVQKHGGAFRVDRLAEVAEVKWKGKMFICIKPTTYMNLSGKAFKYWMDKEKVPLENTLTVVDDLALPVDKIRIRPAGSDAGHNGLRDIQSLLGTDAYPKLRFGIGNNFPKGMQAEFVLGKWFPEEREIIQKKIEKCVEVIESIAAMGITRAMNDYNKQSFGK; encoded by the coding sequence ATGTCTAAATTTTTAATTGTTGGTTTAGGAAATCCCGGAAGCGAATATGTGCATACAAGGCACAATGCGGGTTTTGATGTGGTGGATGCTTTCGTGCAAAAACATGGCGGTGCATTTCGTGTGGACAGGCTTGCAGAAGTTGCAGAGGTCAAATGGAAAGGAAAAATGTTTATTTGTATCAAGCCTACAACATATATGAATCTTAGCGGGAAGGCTTTTAAATATTGGATGGATAAAGAAAAAGTTCCTTTGGAAAATACGCTGACTGTAGTGGACGATTTAGCTTTACCTGTTGATAAAATCCGTATTCGTCCGGCGGGCAGCGATGCGGGGCACAATGGCTTGCGAGATATTCAATCCCTTCTTGGAACGGACGCTTATCCCAAATTGCGTTTCGGCATCGGGAATAATTTTCCTAAGGGAATGCAGGCGGAATTTGTACTGGGAAAATGGTTCCCCGAAGAACGGGAAATTATTCAAAAGAAAATAGAAAAGTGTGTTGAAGTGATTGAAAGCATTGCGGCAATGGGCATTACACGTGCCATGAACGATTATAACAAGCAAAGTTTCGGAAAATAA
- a CDS encoding FUSC family membrane protein — translation MQIKMRNIAEVRKFTNGYYWYFGMRLTFAILLPSIILYHYGILNQYILVPFGTLMLGFTDVIGSLHRRTGALFTGVVCFFICALIAGFARDILWLQLIVLVLISFVFSLIGLYGTRMINIGLNCIIITIFFMDKHFVAGNIFLNAVLMSCGCAFYIFIFFISFKLRPYKLIQQMLGEHIIEIGKLLDARSEFYQRDADEKTLMDKMIRELVVIREQQESLREIILRTDISADKVSRKSRGLLMMYIDTVDAFELIITSQQDYNKLHQAFDETRILTYFGIYINMLADELQHFGLAVQSGKNAVPKRDLDLLLHKCERVFYTLRKSKMNHDNVEDFISLRQILYTFQHLTERIKKLYSIAAFDENVIVATPAEDYTLFIPKQSYDYKLFFNSFTLKSGMFRHAVRVTVALVIGWIIGQVLDIYNIGHVYWSLMTIVIVVKPAYSQSRIKNTDRLLGTLMGGVISLIIILTIHNERLIFLLVSIATIITCTFSKINYRFYTIGITMLVVLAYNFMAPKAIESVLVERLLNSIIGVIIGYLVSLFILPNWENEYVQNYIHNMLETSRKYFLDVVEVFSGKPYNSMAIRFSRRSVTIALANLSDNFQRMMSDPKRQRQNLKLLFQLVSINHTLTSYIVSLAQYAKEFDDKFSPEEFIQAIRQIENNFQITLGLQEDKSQINNLKLSLPDNANLERILEDARSGLRFAKPAEKEKIISIRKSITDYRTVNELLRLINTSVCDEGKIIAQMQQA, via the coding sequence ATGCAAATCAAAATGCGCAACATTGCCGAAGTCAGGAAGTTTACAAACGGATACTATTGGTATTTTGGCATGCGGCTTACATTTGCCATTTTGCTGCCAAGCATTATTCTGTATCATTACGGAATTTTGAATCAGTATATTCTCGTGCCTTTCGGAACGTTGATGCTTGGCTTTACAGATGTTATCGGTTCGCTGCATCGTAGAACAGGCGCGCTTTTCACAGGGGTAGTCTGTTTTTTTATTTGCGCACTGATTGCCGGTTTTGCCCGCGATATACTTTGGCTGCAATTGATTGTGCTTGTCCTTATATCATTTGTTTTTTCGCTCATCGGTTTGTATGGAACACGTATGATAAATATCGGACTGAACTGCATTATCATTACCATATTTTTTATGGATAAGCATTTTGTTGCAGGTAATATTTTTCTTAATGCCGTGTTGATGAGTTGTGGTTGCGCATTTTATATCTTTATCTTTTTTATTTCGTTTAAACTTCGACCGTACAAGTTAATTCAGCAAATGCTGGGCGAACATATCATTGAAATTGGAAAATTACTTGACGCAAGAAGTGAATTTTATCAACGCGATGCAGACGAGAAAACATTGATGGATAAAATGATTCGGGAACTGGTCGTCATTCGTGAACAGCAGGAAAGCCTGCGCGAAATTATTTTGAGAACCGATATTTCGGCTGATAAAGTTTCCCGTAAAAGTCGTGGTTTATTGATGATGTATATTGACACGGTGGATGCCTTCGAGTTAATCATTACTTCGCAACAAGATTACAATAAGCTGCACCAAGCATTTGACGAAACCCGCATACTGACTTACTTTGGCATTTATATCAATATGCTTGCAGATGAATTACAGCATTTCGGTTTGGCTGTTCAGTCCGGAAAAAATGCTGTGCCAAAAAGAGACCTGGATTTGCTGCTTCATAAATGCGAACGTGTTTTTTATACGCTGCGCAAAAGCAAAATGAACCATGATAATGTGGAAGATTTTATTTCTCTCCGACAAATTTTGTACACGTTTCAGCATTTGACGGAACGGATAAAAAAATTGTATTCCATTGCAGCATTTGACGAAAATGTAATCGTGGCAACGCCTGCGGAAGATTATACATTGTTCATTCCAAAGCAGAGTTATGATTACAAACTTTTCTTCAATAGCTTTACATTAAAGTCCGGAATGTTTCGCCATGCTGTGCGTGTAACAGTTGCGTTGGTCATTGGTTGGATTATCGGTCAAGTACTCGACATTTATAATATCGGGCACGTTTACTGGAGTCTGATGACAATTGTGATTGTGGTAAAACCTGCATACAGCCAGTCGCGAATTAAGAATACCGACAGGTTGCTTGGTACATTGATGGGCGGCGTTATCAGTTTAATTATTATTTTGACGATTCATAATGAAAGGTTGATTTTTCTTTTAGTATCTATTGCAACTATTATCACATGCACATTTTCAAAAATCAATTATCGTTTTTATACCATCGGCATTACGATGCTTGTTGTATTGGCATATAATTTTATGGCGCCTAAAGCGATTGAATCTGTCCTGGTGGAGCGGTTGCTCAACAGCATCATCGGCGTTATAATCGGTTATCTGGTTTCTTTGTTTATATTGCCCAACTGGGAAAATGAATATGTACAAAATTATATACACAATATGCTCGAAACGAGCAGGAAATATTTTTTGGATGTGGTCGAAGTGTTTTCCGGAAAGCCGTATAATTCAATGGCAATAAGATTTTCAAGAAGAAGTGTAACTATTGCACTGGCAAATCTTTCCGATAATTTTCAGCGTATGATGTCCGACCCGAAACGGCAACGGCAGAACCTGAAGTTGCTTTTTCAGTTGGTTTCCATTAACCATACGCTTACTTCTTACATTGTTTCGCTGGCGCAATACGCTAAAGAATTTGACGATAAATTTTCGCCCGAAGAATTTATACAAGCCATTCGGCAAATAGAAAATAATTTTCAAATAACGCTGGGATTACAGGAAGATAAATCGCAAATCAATAACCTCAAATTGAGCCTGCCCGATAACGCGAACCTTGAAAGAATACTTGAAGATGCACGTTCCGGTTTGCGCTTTGCAAAACCTGCTGAAAAAGAGAAAATAATTTCTATCAGAAAATCTATAACCGATTACAGAACGGTTAATGAATTGCTCAGGCTGATAAATACTTCCGTTTGTGATGAAGGAAAAATAATTGCGCAAATGCAGCAGGCTTAG
- the fbp gene encoding class 1 fructose-bisphosphatase: MTTLDEFTIQQLRLYPQATGELSGLLRGIGLAAKMVSNLVNKAAIADILGAEGSVNIQGENVQKLDVLANNTFIHVLRNSIYCAGMVSEENEDIIVFDDAKNNQSKYVVLMDPLDGSANIDVNMPIGTIFSIYRRVSELGKPCTKEDFLQKGDNQFAAGYVLYGSSTIFVYGTKRHSVNGFTLDNSVGEFYLSHPQMKIPAEGKSYAFDYRYYHSVDKPVRDFLDECNASENGSDGRYANKNAGCMVADMHRILLSGGIFLYPARKEKPKGKLRLMYECNPFAFLTELCGGGATDGRQRIMEIVPQYVHERSPVFIGSSDMVDKLFQYINTSETVIKNVY, encoded by the coding sequence ATGACTACCTTAGACGAATTTACCATACAGCAGCTACGGCTGTATCCGCAGGCGACCGGCGAGTTATCCGGGCTGCTGCGCGGCATCGGTCTTGCCGCTAAAATGGTCAGCAACCTGGTAAACAAAGCCGCCATCGCAGACATCCTCGGCGCGGAAGGTTCCGTCAACATCCAGGGCGAAAACGTGCAGAAGCTGGATGTGCTGGCCAACAACACTTTTATCCATGTATTGCGCAACAGTATTTATTGCGCCGGCATGGTATCGGAAGAAAACGAGGATATCATTGTTTTTGACGATGCCAAGAACAACCAGTCCAAATACGTGGTATTGATGGATCCGCTGGACGGCTCCGCCAATATTGACGTGAATATGCCCATAGGTACCATCTTCAGTATTTACCGCCGCGTTTCGGAATTGGGTAAGCCTTGCACCAAAGAAGATTTTTTGCAGAAGGGAGATAACCAATTCGCTGCCGGTTATGTGCTCTACGGTTCTTCAACCATATTCGTCTATGGCACCAAAAGGCACAGCGTGAACGGCTTTACATTAGATAACAGTGTGGGTGAATTTTACCTCAGCCACCCGCAGATGAAAATACCGGCAGAAGGGAAAAGCTATGCCTTTGACTACCGTTACTATCACAGCGTGGACAAGCCCGTCCGTGATTTTCTCGACGAATGCAACGCCTCCGAAAACGGCAGCGACGGCAGGTATGCCAATAAAAACGCCGGCTGCATGGTAGCCGATATGCACAGGATATTGTTAAGCGGCGGCATCTTTCTGTACCCCGCCAGAAAAGAAAAACCCAAAGGGAAATTACGGTTGATGTATGAATGCAACCCCTTTGCTTTCCTTACCGAATTATGCGGTGGCGGCGCAACAGACGGCAGGCAGAGAATCATGGAGATAGTCCCGCAGTATGTTCACGAAAGAAGCCCGGTATTTATCGGCAGCAGCGATATGGTGGATAAATTGTTTCAATATATAAACACATCCGAAACAGTGATAAAAAATGTTTATTAA
- a CDS encoding TonB-dependent receptor, with the protein MQAIRHSLKHFLFAESLLIIASLLVLRVSAQDTVKHTFTRKVTGTIMDSVSKKPLGGATVTLIHGDKGVISNENGQFNIDLPQGVNKLVASFTGYMNDTILVTNDSLVIILKPLQNLKEVKVNATLQSTSTSLLGPYKTENIGVKELLRAACCNISESFETTPSVDVAYTDAISGYKQIEMLGLSGTNTSFTRENIPSTHGLASITGLTFTPGTWLDGVQLSKGAGSVVNGFEGIAGQINTEWIKPFSPSAPKLILNGYQSVQGRSEGNLVLNHSFKDSVSSNLFLYARSDWHRNDLNHDGFMDNPIGKTLVGANRWFYFSPKGLDLQAGIKGYYLDNTGGQLNYHKNSNDNLWGYQNDIKRVEGWAKIGKVYLDKPYESMGLQLSGVYHQQKSLYGMRNYDAVQHSFYANYIFQTRLFNDNNVIKTGASFQLDNYEERFVNAVFNRREIVPGAFAEYSYNYGTKLNLTAGARIDRHNLFGTFATPRLAVRYALTDRTALRASFGRAQRTSNFLSENAGFMASSRVFEINGAPIADEHSDAYPFKPEVGWNAGINLTQKFRLNYNDGTFSIDYYYTDFRNQVVADFETPGVLNFYNLSGKSYAHSLQAQLDYELIHNFNIRLAYRYYNVKATYDGVLKDKPLTANDRAFANFNYATKNNWSINYTFQWIGTKRLPESFDYSAKRSPSFVQMNLQVNKSFANDVFVLYAGAENLTNYMQKPLILGAENPFENTFDASQVWGPAMGRNIYVGFKWNIPRS; encoded by the coding sequence GTGCAGGCAATTAGACATAGTCTCAAACATTTTCTTTTCGCCGAAAGTCTTTTGATTATAGCATCTTTATTGGTTTTGCGGGTATCTGCGCAGGATACCGTAAAGCATACTTTTACCCGAAAGGTAACGGGAACGATAATGGATTCGGTAAGCAAAAAGCCGCTTGGCGGAGCAACAGTTACATTGATTCATGGAGACAAAGGCGTTATTTCAAACGAGAACGGACAATTCAATATTGACCTGCCTCAAGGTGTAAATAAGTTGGTTGCAAGTTTTACAGGTTATATGAATGACACAATACTTGTAACAAATGACAGCTTAGTTATCATCCTGAAACCGTTGCAAAATTTGAAAGAAGTAAAAGTAAATGCAACACTTCAAAGTACATCAACAAGTCTGCTCGGTCCGTATAAAACAGAAAATATCGGGGTTAAAGAATTGTTGCGTGCCGCTTGCTGCAATATCAGCGAGAGCTTTGAAACCACGCCGTCCGTCGATGTAGCTTATACCGATGCAATAAGCGGTTACAAGCAAATTGAAATGCTCGGTTTGTCGGGAACAAACACTTCTTTTACGAGGGAAAATATTCCGAGCACACACGGGCTTGCATCCATTACCGGCTTGACTTTTACGCCCGGAACCTGGCTCGACGGTGTTCAGTTAAGCAAGGGCGCAGGCAGCGTGGTTAACGGATTTGAAGGCATTGCAGGGCAAATAAATACCGAGTGGATTAAACCTTTCTCGCCATCCGCGCCAAAGCTGATACTGAACGGTTATCAAAGCGTGCAAGGACGTTCGGAAGGCAACCTTGTGTTGAATCATTCTTTTAAAGACAGTGTGAGTTCCAACTTGTTTTTATACGCGCGTTCCGACTGGCATAGAAACGATTTGAACCACGACGGATTTATGGATAATCCAATCGGGAAAACGCTGGTAGGCGCTAACCGTTGGTTTTATTTCAGTCCGAAAGGATTGGATTTGCAAGCCGGAATAAAAGGTTATTATCTTGACAATACGGGTGGACAGTTGAATTATCATAAAAATTCCAACGACAATTTGTGGGGCTATCAAAATGATATAAAACGTGTGGAAGGCTGGGCAAAAATCGGTAAAGTATATTTAGACAAGCCTTACGAAAGTATGGGGCTTCAATTGTCGGGCGTTTATCATCAACAGAAAAGTCTGTACGGTATGAGAAATTATGATGCTGTGCAGCATAGCTTTTATGCCAATTATATTTTCCAGACAAGGCTTTTCAACGATAATAATGTGATTAAAACCGGCGCGAGTTTTCAGCTGGATAATTATGAAGAACGTTTTGTAAATGCCGTGTTTAACAGGCGCGAAATTGTACCCGGCGCCTTTGCGGAATACAGTTACAATTACGGTACAAAGCTGAATCTTACAGCAGGTGCGCGTATAGACCGGCATAATTTGTTCGGCACATTTGCAACGCCGAGATTAGCGGTTCGCTATGCTTTGACGGACAGAACTGCGCTTCGGGCATCATTCGGAAGAGCGCAGCGCACGAGCAATTTTTTATCGGAAAATGCAGGCTTTATGGCAAGCAGCCGCGTGTTTGAGATTAACGGCGCACCCATTGCGGATGAGCATTCCGATGCTTATCCGTTCAAGCCCGAAGTCGGCTGGAATGCAGGCATCAACCTTACGCAAAAATTCAGGTTGAATTATAATGACGGAACATTTTCCATAGATTATTATTACACCGATTTTCGTAATCAAGTGGTCGCCGATTTTGAAACGCCGGGCGTTCTTAATTTTTATAATCTTTCGGGAAAATCTTATGCGCACAGTTTGCAGGCGCAGTTGGATTACGAGCTGATACATAATTTCAATATTCGTCTGGCATATCGCTATTACAACGTGAAAGCCACGTACGACGGGGTTTTGAAAGATAAACCGCTTACGGCAAACGACAGGGCATTTGCCAATTTTAATTATGCAACAAAAAATAACTGGAGCATCAATTATACATTTCAATGGATAGGAACGAAGCGATTGCCCGAATCATTTGATTATTCAGCAAAACGTTCGCCGTCATTTGTTCAGATGAATTTGCAGGTAAACAAAAGTTTTGCGAATGATGTATTTGTGTTGTATGCGGGTGCGGAAAATCTGACCAATTATATGCAGAAGCCTTTGATATTGGGCGCGGAAAATCCGTTTGAAAATACGTTCGACGCTTCGCAGGTTTGGGGACCGGCTATGGGCAGAAATATTTATGTTGGGTTTAAGTGGAATATTCCGCGCAGTTAG
- the pckA gene encoding phosphoenolpyruvate carboxykinase (ATP): protein MQTVMESLENALQLEAAKIHYQLPSGKLTEQTLALGQGSLSDAGALCVNTGKFTGRSPKDRFIVMDDITKNAVDWGEVNIPFASKAFDRLCDKVCGYLSGKEIWVRDAFACSNEKYRMNIRVVTETPWANLFCHNLFLRPEPEELPFEKTDWLIIHAPGFSANPLADCTRQENFTILNFTRKIILIGGTAYTGEIKKGVFSVLNFILPHYHKVLSMHCSANEGKRKDVALFFGLSGTGKTTLSADPQRKLIGDDEHGWAEGSVFNFEGGCYAKCVNLSEEKEPQIFHAVRKGTLLENTVFFANSNRVDFDNISLTENTRAAYPIDFIPNAKTLSAGNNPKNIFFLTCDAFGVLPPISKLSKGQAMYHYVSGYTAKIAGTEIGINEPQPVFSACFGKVFLPLNPVAYAELLGGLLEKHPDINVWLINTGWSGGGYGVGKRISLRYTRAMMNAALDGSLNDVAYQPHAHFGVQIPKSVPGVPAEILHPRELWEDKDLYDEAANRLAQLFISNFEQYAAKAGRETRAGAPVISDTIIS from the coding sequence ATGCAGACAGTCATGGAAAGCCTCGAAAACGCTTTGCAGCTCGAAGCCGCTAAAATACATTACCAGCTTCCTTCGGGCAAATTAACGGAACAAACCTTAGCCTTAGGGCAGGGTAGCCTGAGCGATGCAGGCGCTTTGTGCGTAAACACCGGGAAATTTACCGGGCGCTCGCCCAAAGACCGGTTTATCGTGATGGACGACATAACCAAAAACGCGGTGGACTGGGGCGAAGTCAATATCCCTTTTGCCTCCAAAGCATTTGACAGGCTTTGCGACAAAGTCTGCGGTTATCTTTCCGGGAAAGAAATATGGGTACGCGACGCTTTCGCCTGCTCCAACGAAAAGTACCGTATGAATATCCGTGTGGTTACGGAAACACCCTGGGCAAACCTGTTCTGCCATAATTTATTTTTACGCCCCGAACCGGAAGAACTCCCTTTTGAAAAAACGGACTGGCTGATTATCCACGCACCGGGCTTTTCGGCCAACCCGCTGGCGGACTGTACCCGGCAGGAAAATTTTACCATTCTCAACTTCACCAGGAAAATAATTTTAATCGGCGGAACGGCTTACACCGGCGAGATCAAGAAAGGAGTTTTCAGCGTGCTGAATTTTATCCTGCCGCATTATCATAAAGTATTGTCCATGCACTGCTCCGCCAATGAAGGAAAGCGTAAAGACGTTGCTTTGTTCTTCGGGTTGAGCGGTACAGGCAAAACAACGTTAAGCGCCGACCCGCAGCGCAAACTCATCGGCGATGACGAACACGGCTGGGCGGAAGGCTCCGTATTTAATTTTGAAGGCGGCTGTTATGCAAAGTGTGTCAATTTATCGGAAGAAAAAGAACCGCAGATATTCCACGCCGTCAGAAAAGGAACCTTGCTGGAAAACACGGTGTTCTTTGCAAACAGTAACAGGGTGGATTTCGACAATATTTCCCTTACGGAAAATACGCGGGCGGCTTATCCCATTGATTTTATACCCAACGCTAAAACGCTTTCCGCCGGCAATAATCCCAAAAATATTTTCTTCCTTACCTGCGACGCTTTCGGGGTGTTGCCACCCATTAGTAAATTGTCCAAAGGGCAGGCGATGTACCATTATGTATCCGGTTATACGGCAAAGATTGCCGGGACGGAAATAGGAATAAATGAACCGCAACCCGTTTTCTCCGCCTGCTTCGGCAAAGTGTTCCTGCCGCTCAACCCGGTGGCGTATGCCGAACTCTTGGGCGGCTTATTGGAAAAGCACCCGGACATCAATGTCTGGTTAATCAATACCGGCTGGAGCGGCGGCGGCTACGGCGTGGGCAAACGTATCAGCTTACGCTATACCCGTGCCATGATGAACGCTGCGCTGGACGGCAGTCTTAACGATGTCGCTTATCAGCCTCATGCGCATTTCGGGGTACAAATCCCGAAGTCTGTGCCGGGCGTACCTGCGGAAATCCTTCATCCGCGCGAACTGTGGGAAGATAAAGACCTGTATGATGAAGCAGCGAACAGGCTGGCTCAGCTATTTATTAGTAACTTTGAACAATATGCCGCAAAAGCGGGCAGGGAAACCAGGGCCGGCGCGCCGGTTATTTCAGATACCATTATTTCATAA
- a CDS encoding HYC_CC_PP family protein, translating to MLLKKVVSILLLCLYAFASSGASVKMHYCGAHLSSVSVEMNNRVGDCCCGKKMHTLRKRCCSEKVIRPQISQDRQLTSIDYGKYFVLHVAAIATPYSYTNTFLVAQENDIVFYTNAPPGSWRTIPLYKLHCRFTYYG from the coding sequence GTGTTGTTGAAAAAAGTCGTTTCCATATTACTTCTTTGTTTGTACGCTTTTGCTTCTTCGGGAGCGAGTGTAAAAATGCACTATTGCGGAGCGCATCTTTCTTCTGTCTCGGTTGAAATGAATAATCGCGTTGGCGATTGCTGCTGCGGAAAAAAGATGCACACGCTTCGGAAAAGATGCTGTTCCGAAAAAGTTATCCGTCCGCAAATTTCACAAGACAGGCAATTAACGTCGATAGATTACGGAAAGTATTTTGTGTTGCACGTTGCAGCAATTGCTACGCCTTATTCTTATACAAATACTTTTCTTGTTGCACAGGAAAACGATATTGTTTTTTACACAAACGCACCGCCGGGTTCGTGGCGCACAATCCCTCTTTATAAGCTCCATTGCCGTTTCACTTATTATGGTTGA
- a CDS encoding JAB domain-containing protein — MVIVEISSGGMACTVIDPKLVFAAALKSAASALLISHNHPSGNLLPSEADKKLTEKIKAGCKLPEINFLTT, encoded by the coding sequence TTGGTCATCGTGGAAATTTCTTCGGGAGGCATGGCTTGCACAGTTATCGACCCGAAACTGGTATTTGCAGCCGCTTTGAAATCGGCAGCTTCGGCTTTGCTTATTTCGCACAATCATCCGAGCGGCAACCTGCTGCCCAGCGAAGCGGACAAGAAGCTGACCGAAAAAATTAAAGCCGGCTGCAAGCTGCCGGAAATAAATTTTTTGACCACCTGA